In Lactobacillus sp. PV012, one genomic interval encodes:
- a CDS encoding YbbR-like domain-containing protein, translating to MKKNLDRPWFYRAVALVLAILLAIYINWNQQGFFPQGKKSVTMTTATTTETIKVPLQVSVDTDKYYVTGYPDKVSVTLKGANALVTSIINTRNFRAFIDLSNLKPGSHQVKIQLNGMSSQVKATLQPKLVKVNIQKRKSQTFPVQIEYNKSAIAKNYMVGTPKSSPRLVRVTGAQGEVNQIDHIRAKAVLPKGQATTYSREVILTAVDSKNRQLNVVIDPLTANISIPIYLPHKSVKIKLKTSNEDRNKKYSINADKNTVTLYGTKNSLKTVKELPVDVNLKSITSNTEKTIPLVLPKGIKESDPKEIKVNIEVLQSSHKKSD from the coding sequence ATGAAAAAAAATTTAGATCGTCCCTGGTTTTATCGAGCTGTAGCGTTGGTCTTAGCAATTTTATTAGCAATTTATATTAATTGGAATCAACAAGGTTTTTTCCCACAAGGGAAAAAATCAGTTACGATGACAACAGCTACCACAACAGAGACTATCAAAGTACCCTTGCAAGTCTCTGTAGATACAGATAAGTATTATGTTACGGGCTATCCTGATAAAGTTAGTGTAACTTTAAAAGGAGCAAACGCCTTAGTTACCTCAATTATTAATACACGGAACTTTCGAGCTTTTATTGATTTGAGTAATTTAAAACCAGGTTCGCATCAGGTAAAGATTCAGTTAAATGGAATGAGTTCGCAAGTAAAAGCAACCCTTCAACCTAAACTGGTAAAAGTTAATATTCAAAAGAGAAAATCCCAAACTTTTCCTGTTCAAATAGAGTATAATAAGAGTGCTATAGCTAAAAATTACATGGTTGGTACACCTAAGAGTTCTCCTAGACTAGTGCGTGTTACTGGTGCACAAGGCGAGGTCAATCAAATTGATCATATTAGGGCAAAAGCGGTCTTGCCTAAGGGCCAAGCTACTACGTATAGTCGGGAAGTAATTTTAACAGCTGTAGATTCTAAGAATCGACAATTAAATGTAGTAATTGATCCGCTAACGGCAAATATTAGTATTCCAATTTATCTTCCTCATAAAAGTGTAAAAATAAAATTAAAGACAAGTAATGAGGACAGAAATAAAAAATATTCTATTAATGCTGATAAAAATACTGTAACTTTATATGGTACTAAAAATAGTTTAAAGACAGTTAAGGAATTACCGGTAGATGTAAATTTGAAATCTATTACTTCTAATACTGAAAAGACAATTCCGTTAGTCTTGCCTAAAGGAATTAAAGAAAGCGATCCTAAAGAAATTAAGGTTAATATTGAAGTTTTACAATCTTCACATAAAAAAAGTGATTAA